Part of the Primulina huaijiensis isolate GDHJ02 chromosome 15, ASM1229523v2, whole genome shotgun sequence genome is shown below.
CCAAATGCCAGGAATCCATGTCGTCAAGATCATTCTTGAACACAATCTCTATCCACCCTTTATGAACTCCTGTCACTACAAAAACACCATATACGGCACCATCTTTGACAGAACGGACAGGAAACACATCGAGTTGATACACACCCGAACCATTTGTGAATTGATCAGCAAGTTTTAATGGTGTGGTGGGAGTTAGATATGATACATTGTTCACTGTATAGACTCGTACACCATTGATGATGGCCTTGGATCCATGAAGGACAAATGTTTGGGTTAATGTTATGTTTGTGACATTGAATGTGCCTTGTGGATTTGGTCTTGCTGCACCTGCAGTCATATTCCATCTGACAATACACAcacaatcaaattaaataattgtataaATTTTACCATGCATCTGTGTAATAACATAATACAATTTCTGTCCtaaattaggatttaataattTACCTAATAGATCTAGCTTGATCGATTGAAAAATCAATGTCGAAAGGATCAGGCCCCTCTGGAATTGGCCCACTCGccattgaatttgaattttcataGTGTAGTATACCTTCGCCGACGAGGGAGGAACCATTGGATTGGCTATCAGTAGTATTGAATAATTTTGGTGTAGCCACCATGTAGTAATCAGATTCATCTTGATTCGCTGTCACAAGTACCGAATATGATTGCCCTATGTGAACATCCAGGGAGTCTAATGCGATCTGGTTTGTATAAGACCCTTCTGTTTCAACTAGCACCATTTGATGTTTCTGAATTCTGAAATTGAAACTGAACAGGGTCCCCACATTTGAAATCCGGAGTCGATAGGTCTTGCCTTTGGAGACGGTGAAAGACTCGTATGATGTCGAATCAGGGCTTCCGTAAGGAGCCTTGCCGTTCATTAAGAACACCTTGGGGTACACATCATGAGATAATTCATCTTGTAGCATTGTCCTAACATCCTGCACAATGTTCCAAGGAAAGAAAACATTGTTAATCAAGATTTTGTTAACAATTCATAATACCAGTTGAACGAACAGTTCACTCTATAACGTAAGTTTTCGAGTTCTTGTCGGCTAAGAAAAAAGCAAGAGCCCACGTGTTACCTTAAACGAGTTGTCCATCCAATCACCAATCAGAAGATCAAATTCGGCTTCCGGTTTTGGAAAAGGTACGAGGATCACATTTCGATTGTTGACACGAATGGGACCGAATCCTCCTGCAGCCTTTTGAAAGTTGATGGAGGGAAAATAAGAGTAGGTGCCTATCTGGTCTTTGGTCTGAAAGGCGTAAGTCCAATTCTTTCCAGGTTCAATAGGACAGTTGGTGCCTGAAACCCCATCTTGCCATGAATTTAGCCTCTGTTGTATGCCATTCCTGAAAATTCTAacacagttttatttttttcaggtcccacacacacacacatatatacacacacgtaCCATGTGAAGAGCAAAGGTTCATCAAGATTGTTGAAGACGTTAACATGAATGATATCGTTGGTAGTTGAGTTTATAAGTGGCCCTGGAAACATTCCATTTATTTTAATCACCTGCGCAAAATTTCATGCACATGCACATTATTCTGCCGCCATCAAACCTCTACTTACGACGCTTATCTGATCGTATACACACACGATCATGATCTATTAAtcgaaaattttatatgttacgTCATCGAAATATGTATAAGATGCAGAAGTGTGATGACTTACAGGCTGAATATTTGACGCTGGATGAACAAGAGTGTTCTCTGAGGTAACAATCCATTCATGAAATATATCAATACATCTCACTTCTGTGATACGAAAAATTATGGCCACAACAACAGTTAGCCACTTCATGAAACACTGCATATTTATTGATTCGCAGATTTTAGTCTCTAATTATCTGAATATGAATGTAACACATTGATTGAACGAATTCTGATATATAAAGTAAGTTTATATGCGATTCTGTTGAAAATTTCAAGTGAAATGTCCAAGAAGATCAAAGCTTTAAGTTTTAGAAGTATGTAGTCTTGGTATATATTCGGAAATTACGATAATATAGCCGgcatttaatataattttttgtgaaaaaaacaatgtttttttttcttgtttaacTTGGTCAAGCCAGCTGGGTTTAATTTAGCTAAGTACTAGCCATTTGTAACATTATATTGAATACTAAGTATCAACGAAACTTACATTTTTTGTTCTGTAACTTACACATTTTCCAAATCGCGATGCAATTTCGTAGCCAATTTTTCT
Proteins encoded:
- the LOC140960505 gene encoding monocopper oxidase-like protein SKU5; amino-acid sequence: MQCFMKWLTVVVAIIFRITEVRCIDIFHEWIVTSENTLVHPASNIQPVIKINGMFPGPLINSTTNDIIHVNVFNNLDEPLLFTWNGIQQRLNSWQDGVSGTNCPIEPGKNWTYAFQTKDQIGTYSYFPSINFQKAAGGFGPIRVNNRNVILVPFPKPEAEFDLLIGDWMDNSFKDVRTMLQDELSHDVYPKVFLMNGKAPYGSPDSTSYESFTVSKGKTYRLRISNVGTLFSFNFRIQKHQMVLVETEGSYTNQIALDSLDVHIGQSYSVLVTANQDESDYYMVATPKLFNTTDSQSNGSSLVGEGILHYENSNSMASGPIPEGPDPFDIDFSIDQARSIRWNMTAGAARPNPQGTFNVTNITLTQTFVLHGSKAIINGVRVYTVNNVSYLTPTTPLKLADQFTNGSGVYQLDVFPVRSVKDGAVYGVFVVTGVHKGWIEIVFKNDLDDMDSWHLDGFGFYVVGFGEGEWTPASRSTYNLYDPVVRSTVQVYPGRWTAVYAFLDNPGMWNLRSQNLFHWYMGQELYIRVHDADPNPAKERPPPENVLLCGIFDEAIAPVASAPAPEPGW